CTCTGTGATCGACCTTATATATCAGATGAGCTCCAGAGTTTAAAGGTTACATTTGTGAAATTGCAGCTGGCTCTCCTAGCACTTGATTCTAGCTCCTGCAAATCAAAGACTCCTAATTGAAAGGCAAATCTGACAATAGGataattttccaattaaaaaaattaagtgactttTGAACTCTTCCTGCTGAAGAGCTGACAGAGAAGTTCCGAGATGGTTGTATAACCCGACAAAATGATGGAGAAAATATGTTTTCCAACAAGATCATAAAGCTTCAATAATGCAGGGAAGCACATGTAAAGCGAAGAGCTGTCCTCTATCCTGTctacttccccccacccccgctgtaCACTGAGCCACTCAGTTCTTAGGCAAGGACTCCTGACTTCCAAGTCagacccaaaccccaaacaccaAGGTACTATAAAGTGGCATCTTGGCAGACTTTGAGATCAGACGGTTTCTGCATTTCCCAGtgtaggggggtgggggggggcagagTGAAAGGGAAAAGCAGGAATGTAGAGAAATCTGGAAAGAACAGCACATCTACAGACACAAAAAGTTTGCATATTGCACAGAGCGCTTGAAGATCATAAATCTATGCATGAGAAAGATGTAGTGGAAATTTTGGGGGGgattagagtttatttttgtcatcTCTGTGAGACAGCTACTCATTCATCCAGATCACAGCTAAGAAAAAAGCTGGTCACAGAAATTAGCAGTTTCAGCTCAGCAGCGAAGTCGCCAGCCTGTGAAGGCAGAGAGAAATTGACTAATTAGCAATGCGCACTAAAACTTGACGGTTCTttatagagagagagaagagagagggagagagagggagccgGAGGGAGGGGGGCTcgctttttccccttctttcttccaaAGATGTTTGAAATCGCAGTCATTTACGCTCGACAATTTTTACAATAGCCTTGAGCCATAATTTTGCGAGTCTCTCCAGCATCCATCCCCCTGTATGGTCTCTCTCTACTGGCCAAGCACGACCGTTTCTCTCCCCAACCGTGGATTTCCTATTACTCTCGTTACGACTCACTGAGCCCCAGGCCCAAGGATAATGATGTGTTGTTTCTTGGTAGCATAATTTGTCACACgtacattttttcttcttcttctcttgcaGAAAGCTCTGCtccctctctcactctccctctctctccctctctctctccctctctttctctcttttctccctctcctacaTTTTCTTGCTGTTGCTAATTCATGGTGATCAAATGATGTACGACAAAATAAATTGTAAAGAGTGACTGCCTGGAGTTGGGAACCAGAAGGTGTTTCCCACCCCCCTCCCAAGGAGAGAGCAaacctttaaaaaggaaggacaaTTGATTTTTGGGGGGGAGCTTAAGTGAGCCTTGACTTTGCAGCTGGTTGAAAGCAGGTAAGTTTCTGGCCTTGTGTCTGCCTTGTGTGTATTTTGTTCTGTCTTTTGGGTTGTTGGAGAGGGGGAGGGCCGGGGAGGGAGTCTTTcagaggggtggggggatggctGTGTGGCAAACGCTCATAAAGAATAAAACTCCAATTGCAAGAAATAAGCAGATGAGGGGGAAAGGCAAACGAGGAGAGCAAGAAGGAAGGGGAACAGGAAAAGATGTggcggtgggggttgggggggagacAACGAAGCGGGGAGAGCGAGAGGGAGGTATGACCGGGTCCACTTCAAGGGAGAGACTCTGGGAGGTGTTTCGGAGAGCCTGcgctttggggggggggggcgcatcGTTGGTGGGGGGCGGGTGCTTCTGGGGGAGGGAGCTCGCGGGAGGTTAGGGTCCACCTGGAACGGGATGATAAAGTGAGTGGAGAGAAGCCCAGTCCGGTGGAAATAGGAAGCCGGCGATCCAGGACTGGCGCCAGGCAGGGCAGAGTGAGCCGCAGTGGAAGGGGCCGGTCCGGCGGGATCCCTCGGagccgggcggcggcggcggcggcgggtcTCCCGGGCGCGCAGGCGGGATGTGGGCAGAGAGGGGCCCTTTCTGCTCAGCCCTAGAAGGTGCAATTAGAGGTTAAGGACCCGGCGTATCGACTTCGCCtcgcctcccccacctcctgccgTCCTCCGCCGAGATGCGGGCGGCTCAGACTTTTTACAGAAGTAGTTCCAAGGCCGGGTTGGGGGTGGCGGGGAGTGGGGGTGCTCGAGTGGGGGGCCGCCGGGGGCTGCACCCAGGGACTCAAAAGGAAGCGGCGGCTTCGGGCGGCGATGCTGGGTGGGAGGCAGagaccccgccccccccaccatcggacagcccccacccctcccccaacacctGCCGGTACACTTGAACTTCTCATAGTTCCAGGAGTTAAAGCCACTGCGCCTCGTGCCCTGGAGGGAGAACCGTCCACGCGAATCCCACCAGGCCTGCGGGCTCTGGCTCTTAATCCATCCCCGTGGTCCCACTTCCTCCCTCCTCATCTTCCTCGGGGCCGCCCAGccggagaaggggagacagacgCCCGAACTTGCGCGCTTAAAAATGCGAGGAGGGTGGGGGGGATCTCGGGGGTTGGGGGCTGGAGGGATTCTCCTGCCAGGTTTAAAGGCGTCTCTGAAAAATTAGCAAAACTGAGTGGTGACGGGGAAAGCCAACAGTTTGCGAAAGCAGAGAAGCAGGCAGGGCCGGGGTGAGGGAAATGAGCTAGAATTGATAAGGACAGCTCCCGCCTCTGCCGAGTCCACTGAGCTGGTCCTCACCGCGCTCCGCTGCACTTTCCCGGGAGAAGAAAGGGCTTTATCTGCTCCCGCAGACTATTAGCCCGGGAGTTTCTCGGGGCAGCGCGGATAATCGAAGGGGTTCCCAGCGTTTGGAGGGCTAAGGATCGCCCCCGTTCCCGCACGCTTGTCGGGCCCCCttgcccacccacccacccccaaaacTGGACCAACTGCGAAACGCAAAGCTGCGGGCGCCGAGGTGACCTGGAAGCTCCGTCGACGGTCGCCTCTGCGCTTTTGGGGGGCCCCCCGGGCTCCCCACGCCCCGGCCTCTTCCCGCCCGGGCCCGGCATGGACACGAGCCCACGAGGTGTCTCGGCCTCAGCCGCCACTTTGCCGTCGCTGCAGCCATCGCTGTCGCCGCCGAGAGCCGAGCCCGGGTGGTTTTAGGAAAAGTGAGGGACCAAGTGTGGGGGTCGCGGAGAGAGGAGTAGCGGGGAGCGGAGCGGGCGCCCGGACCCCCAGAGAGGgccccggggggcggggggggtgctCACGGATCCAGCACCTTCAGACCTGCCTCCTAGGGTCGGGTCCGTCCGGAGACCTGAGCTGAGCACTGACGGTGGTTCttcgccctcccctcccctccatacCCTGCACCCCCCCgaccacaccccaccccccccccgaccacaccccacccccccctccaccaccctgctcacctccctcccatcccccacccctgtcTGCCAGGTCGGAGGCGGGTTTAAAGCCAGGTGCGCCGAGGCAGCTCGCCATGTCCAGATCCGGGGACCGGACCTCCACCTTCGACCCCAGCCACAGCGACAACCTGCTGCACGGCCTCAACCTGCTGTGGAGGAAGCAGCTGTTTTGCGACGTGACCCTGACGGCCCAGGGCCAGCAGTTCCACTGCCACAAGGCCGTGCTGGCCTCCTGCTCGCAGTACTTCCGATCGCTCTTCTCCAGTCACCCCCCTCTCGGGGGAGGGGTTGGCGGCCAGGACGGCCTGGGGGCCCCCAAGGACCCACCGCAGCAGCCGCcgcagcagcagccgccgccgccgccagcgCAGGAGGAGCCCGGCACTCCATCCTCCTCCCCCGACGACAAGTTGCTGACCAGTCCCCGGGCCATCAACAACCTGGTGCTCCAGGGCTGCTCGTCCATCGGGCTGCGCCTGGTGCTGGAGTACCTCTACACGGCCAACGTGACCCTCTCCCTGGACACGGTGGAAGAGGTGCTGTCGGTCAGCAAGATTTTGCACATCCCCCAGGTCACCAAGCTCTGTGTGCAGTTCCTCAACGACCAGATCTCGGTGCAGAACTACAAGCAGGTGTGCAAGATCGCCGCGCTGCACGGCCTGGAGGAGACCAAGAAGCTGGCCAACAAGTACCTGGTGGAGGATGTGCTGCTGCTCAACTTCGAGGAGATGCGCGCCCTGCTGGATTCGCTGCCGCCCCCCGTGGAGTCGGAGCTGGCGCTCTTCCAGATGTCCGTGCTCTGGCTGGAGCACGACCGCGAGACCCGCATGCAGTACGCGCCCGACCTCATGAAGCGCCTCCGCTTCGCGCTCATCCCGGCCCCCGAGCTGGTGGAGCGGGTCCAGTCGGTGGATTTCATGCGCACCGACCCGGTCTGCCAGAAGCTGCTGCTGGACGCCATGAACTACCACCTGATGCCCTTCAggcagcactgcaggcagagcctGGCCAGCAGGTATGAGACAACAAAGGtggtgggggcgggaggggggagcCCGAGCCCGAGAGGccggagggaggggagagggcagaggagggggagaggggtgtgCTGAACAGGAGGTTCCTGGAGGCTGAAAACAACCGAAAACAAACAATTCAGatcggggcgggggtgggggggcggggggagttgATTTCAGAGTCCCTGAAAGGTCAACGGGAAACTGGCCTCAGTGCATCCCCGACTGCCAGAAAGTCCACATTCTCAGTATCCGCAGAGAGGAAAATGGGCTCCTGGGCTGAAATTGACAGGCTAGGTGGGACCAAAGGTCCGGGCCATTGGAACTACAGCTTGGGAAATCTTCCTACCCAGTCCTCCCTCTACCTCTCAAAATAGGCTTGGCTTAAGGACAAGGATCCTGTGATGAGCAGTACCCCCGCCCACTCCACCCCTTCCCTGCTTCGGGCGAGCAGAAGTGCCAGGGGATAACTCCAGAAGACAAGCTTTTCATTCATTCCTACAACTcaagttatttttttgtttgtttggggtttgCTCCCGTTGGAGGTTAGAGTCCTAAAAGGCTTTGTCTTTTACGGTTGCTGTTGGAAATACTGGCATCACCCAGACAAACTTTTCTgtcttgtgggaaaaaaaaaaaagaccttatcCTTTTCACTTTTAAAGGAGAGCCAAGCAAGAGATTTCAGGGAGGGAGAGTGAATCCTGCCTAGTAGCTCCCATGTCAAAGGGGAGCACAGTTAAACTGAGAAGAGGAGTAGTTAATCTAGCTGCAGTTAGGTCTGTGCGCCTGCTCTGAAGTCACAAAGGAGTTGgagaattgttgctgttgttgctattTGGAATGTGTCCCATGTGTGTATTGAAAGTGGGATTTCCTGTccaaggggagagagaaaaacaatgcctttttaaaatgctgctgagattaaaaaaaaaaaaaaagactgtaagaATTGACAATCCTGTTTTATTGGCTCCAATTTTAAAACCCTTTTTAATGAGCCCTCGCAGAGGGttgctttctctttttagaaAAGAAGCAGTGTCTTCTCAGTTTCTAGGATAGAACTGAGATGTTAGGATAAAACATCATGAGTCCAGATGCCAAGTACCCCAGTCTCATCCACTAAGTGCTGTGTTAGAAAGTACATGGTTTAAGAATCCATCATGGCCTTTTCCCACTCCGAAGGATGTCTGGAAGATGGGGTCCACTTTCTGCACCCTTATGGaattaaaggtttattttttccatcatGATGTGTCTACCAGACCTGGGTAACTGAAGTTTAGGAAACTGAAAGATATTCTCTACTGTTGTTTAGGGAGCACTGGTGATCATGTGAGGCCCACGGGAGGCATGGGAAATCTTGAACTTAGAAATCTTATAAGTTGATTTTTCTAATGTTggtaagaaataaattaataaccTGTAGTGTCAGAAAATAACACAAGAAAGACAATAACACAAGCAAGAATCCAAACTCTTTTGCTTGAATAGTGAATACAGAAGTCCAAATGACAGCTAGGacttgaaatgtatttttattttgtaagagTTCCCCTTTGTCTAAAGATCAAGTTGGTAAATTTAATGTGATGGGCAAATGTCACCACACCAAGGAACGTTGGTGATcaatattctgttattttaacttttatgacTTTTAAACAACTTACAGGTACACTTAATTTAGCATATATCTTACATATTCAGTTATAGTCCTGAACACACATGTattcatatgttttaaaattgtacTATCTAGTATAAATTCAGAAacccagaaggaaaataaaattaagatttaACTTGTCCTAAGCGTAACTGGGGGAAATGAGAATTATACATTTGATCCAATAAATAAGCCTAAAGTCCTCAATGCACTTTTACCTGATAAATACATCCTAGGTTTCAGTGTTAGAAGAATtgactttcaaaatgaaaaatccaTTTCTCACCTTAGTCTGGATTCAGCATGCCAGCTGGGGCCTTCTGGCTGTCGTGGTGGATGGCTGAGATACCAGGCTGCCTGGCTCCGTGACCACACAGTCCAGCTTCACTGGGCCATGTCATTTGAAGGATATGTAGTGCCGTCTGACCACTGAATGCTTACAAGTGTCATGGATGCTGCAAGAATCTGATACTTCCGCAACAGGAAGGAGactatattttccttaaaaagcaGATCTGGAAAACAGTTCATGTGAACCTATTGTTGATCTCAAAGTAATATAATTTTAGACTTTGTTCCATTATCAGTAACTGTAGCATTTTAATTTGGGGGACTAATTACATTATTCTAATTTTAATTCACAGAAAGAATGCAAGAATAATCACCAAGACCTTAGCTTTAATGTAGACAAAAATGCTGTAAGTTGCAACCAATAGTATGATATCAGCCCATTTATTATAGTGTCAGcataatataaaaatgttctcTCAGCTTTACATGTAGTTTAACAGAGGGATAAATgtgttaaataattaattttgaaattgcATCAGTTTTATTGAAGGCAATTGGATGGAAGGGCAttgtatttattactttttatccACCTTTAGTTTCTGAAGTCTTAAGTAGGAAAGAGCTCCTCGAATTCAGAGAAGGagttgaaaaattaaaactggCCAATCTATTGGAATAAGTTCAAAATTCAAGCAAATAGAATAACTTCAAAGGAATTTACTTGTTTAAGAGTACATGTTTTCTATAGAATGTaggaatattaatataataattatatatttttttaaattttttaaataattgagtaatttggaattttttaagtctaaaaaataaagcaagccaAGCATAGAGACTTTATAAATAtgcaaattaatttaattttgtctTAGTTGTTAGTTTTTCTTATTATGCCATTTATACTcagattctattttattttagtgaACTGAGCACTGAGGATATTACAAAATAAGAGACTTATTATCTTATATCCAAATATACACATAACTAATTTAAGATCACAGGACATGATtggacaaaaattaaaatattttgaaatcttattccttagttatttttatttcgcTTTATCGCAAGAAATGGAACACAGAAGTTTTTAGAAAAGTTTCTAGAATAGCTATTATTAAAGGCTTCTAAAGCACAAAGATTTAATAAAGTGGCATGACTTGCAACATTTAGtgcattaaaaagtaaatatcaaAAACTTAGAGTGCAAGTTCAGTGCAAGAAACCCCCAAaagttttttatttgtatttttaaagttgttatgCATAATTTAGTAATTGGCCCAAGTAAATCAAAGTGGACTGGATCTCTTACATTTTCATTGCACCTTCCACAGTGTAACagttaaataaacatttactgcAAGTTAAAGGAATGAAGATTATAAAATAAGAAAGCCTCAGTATTACGTTTTCCCAATATGTTCTTTAATCTTGATTCCTATTGCACATAGCAAAAATTCATTGAACCTCCTCCAGGAAAACACCTGTAACAGAAAagcatttgtaaaaataattatatttttgaatatttaattataaGCTATTGCAGTCCCATATACAGTcctgtattgaagtatagttttcaAGAGATTATATTTTATAGAAGATAAAAGGTTACTTTATAAAGAATTCACTTTCTTCagtctttttaaagatttcacataaattgatataaaaatctatttaaacATCAGGAGTACTAATTATCTATTTGCTAAAATGACTTGCAATGATTAAAAAGCCATTAGAATTCCTTAAGGCATAGTTTTGACTCCTGGTTTTGGTGCTTAGAAAGTGTTTGTTTAAATGTAGGATAATATTTTCCATCGGTTCCCTTCCTAAGACCTGAATAAAACCTCAACAAAGCAAACTAATCTTGTATCCATGAATCCTTTAAATCATTGCTTCCCTTTATGTCAATTTGGTACCCTCAGATAAGAACTTGCTAGGTAGTTAGAGTTTCATATCAGAAGTCACTCAGCCATTCAGAATACAATTTGTTTATTATCTCAAACAGGACCATTGATTACAGAATTATGTCACAGGTGTGGGAGACAAATAGTTATATCCTACAATCAAAAGGCAGTTAGAGTAGATATTAGTGCATTGCACTGGCTCAGAGTACTTACTGACCACAATGGACATGTTCAAATTTCAACTCACCTTTGTCTTTTTCCCCATTTTGAACACATTGGGCTCGCTCATTACCTTAGCTAATTTCTAAGTTATCACAACTTTCTACCttaaaaattcagtgaaaaatatATTACAGTAGTTACTTCATACCAGATGatgttctaagcattttacaaACACAAACTTATTTAATGCTCATAATAGCCCTAAGGGATGGATACCATCATTtgcctcattttataaatggaaaaactgGTGCACGGGTCAGTTAAGCATTTTGCCCACAGCggcacagctagtaagtggttaGAGCCAAAGTCTGAGCCAAGTACGGTGGCTCTTGAGCCTGTGTTCTCATCGACGGTGTTCCTACTTATTACTGTGAGCCTCTCTATCCTGGCATATAATCTGCTGATTGGCCTTAGGGCTATATGTAAAGTTAAAACTTCTCTTATGGAAAGACATTTGTGagggttaaattttattttattttttaactttctattttacgttggagtacagttgatttacaatgttgtgttagtttcagatgtatgacaaagtgattcagtcatacgtATACACGTATCTCTTCTTTTTCGAGTTCTTTTTTCAATTAGGTTGTtccagaatattgagcagagttccttgtgctatatagtaagggttaaattttaatgtatctgattttaaaagaagttaaGGAGGGGTATTACTCTGGACTAGaggtcagctttttttttttttttctgttaaagatCAAATAGCAATTATACTTGGCTTCAGGGTCATATTAACTCTGTTGCAACTACGTCACTCTTCCTTGGTAGCACAGAAATAGCCATGGTAACACAAAATTAGTACATAAATGAACAAGCATGGCTGTGTTACAATAAAACATTTGTGAGCATCAACATTTCATGTGATTTTTCGCatgttatgaaatatttttcttcttttgattcttttcaaCCCTTTGAAAATGTAACAACCATTCTAGGGGTGGCATGGGGGACTATATAAAAACAAGAGGCAAGCTGGGTTTGCTCTGTGAGTCATAGTTTGCCAAAACCCATTTTAGGCACTTGGGTTACATCAGTGAACAGAAGACACAACACTTTACCCTTATTCTAGTAGAGAGAATCCCACTGGTCTTCTTGCTTCTGTTTGGAAAGAGTTCACATCTAAATAATTCTACCCTGCCAAGTTAAAATTTCAACTTTCCATAGTAAGACTTAAGAATTTAAACAGTGATCCCAGGAAGGTAAATGGTGATTAATTAAAACAGTGAATGAGCTGCTCGTTTTCACAAACATACTGGATATAGACCCCACTAACATAAACTGGTCATTGATATGGTATTTTAATGATTTCCAATAGGAAATTAGAGGAGCCAGGTACATTTAACGCACTGCTTTCTGAGATTGACATGCACATATTGAATAAACTAATCTAGGCATATAAATGAACATGTGAACAATTACTTTTCTAAATGCCAACCTGTATCTCTAGCTGCTATGCTCAAAGGGCATTGTTGTCAGGACTTCTGATTTCTAAGTGAATCAGCTGGATTGTATATGTCTATAgaacctctttgccttctccaaggtggGTAACCCCTAGCAGAGCATGTGTCCTGATGTAGGTTTGGCTTATGTGTTTATCTCCCAACTAGATCAAGTACCTAGCCTTGACCCCAAAATATGAGTTCAATATGAATTGCTATTGGTCATAAATATAGTTGTCATAGACACTTAGGATTTGTTTCAGTTTCATATGAATTGACAAAGCCAACAGAAGATAAAAGTGGAGATGATTTTAAAgatgcttacacacacacacctgcacacaacTGCTGTTTATCAATGATAATGGTACCTATCACTAGTTGAGCACTGACTAGTTGAGCATGAGTGTGCTTAATATATTACTTACATTCTTTCTAGtcctttcagtcttttaaaaCGTTAGacaattgaggctcagagaaaataaataagttgtCCAATTATCTGAATAATGGTGAGTTGAAGCAGTTGTCATCCTTTGAAGTATAGCCTCTTGTTATGAGAGAATATTGTAAATATGACTTCTAGGAAAAGCAAATTCCAATCGACACCTCCACATCTTTGTTTTACCACAGCACAGTAGTGATTAAAACTGCCAATTTTCTAACTCATCTTCAAACCACCAAGTGAGAGGAAGAGAGTAGAAAGCTCAGATTCTTTCCTACTGGTCTACATACTCAATTGACTAGTTCTGAGACTAAGGGGCTAAATAATGAGTTTGCTGAGATTTAGTGCTATGATTATTGACTCTAAAAGTAAGGTGagctgatatattttaaataaattgataaaagTGATTTCCCTGGGGGTCTGATAGTTAAAAGTTTGCGttccaaggcaggggatgcaggttcaatccctggtcagggtgctaagatcccacatgcctcatggccaagaaaccaaaccaaaaagagcagaagcaatattgtaacaaattgaataaagactttaaaattatccacatccaaaaaaatcttaaaaaaaaaaaaaacaaagaactttACAGTTTAACTATGAAAACTaattgtgaaaataaaacaaaccaaaacaaagccTTGAAGCCTGAATTGGAACCAAgagattttccttctctgtgtgcaCTGGAGTCCTGGAGAACTATCAGCTTTGTTTCTGTGAAAACAATAGAAAGCTCATATAATAATATTTACAGCTGATAAATACAACAGGTAGAAGCCAGAATTATAAAAATGCCTGTATGTTTCATTAACAGAAAATAACATTATGCTAATTGAGATTTTATTCTGTTTACATTTTGTTTCaagtaaatcaattatccttcaataaaaatataaattaattaaaaacaaaacaatccttgaaaattaaaaaaataataataatcttaagAATTGCTACACCATAGTGTTTGtgccttctttcattcatttagaattccagaaaatatatTCAGTGCTGTGTCCTTTCCGTTAACATCCAAGATAACTCATGATGCGTGGATTACTAATGATGATTtctctttaaacaaacaaacaaacaaacaagcactaTTTTGATATGGACAGGAGAGTAAGTTAACCAGGGGAAGGACTTTCAATTGTCGCATATAATAAATATGTCTATTTTGCTGTAAATATCAAAAGGGCTTATTTATTCACAAATGTGAATGACAATCATGTTAGAACTATTTGCAACATTAGAAGTAAAGCAGAAAGGTACTGGAAAAAACCTACAGTAGTTGGGGAatgaaaatagcaaatatttgtgatagaaagaaaataaatcataggaaagtaaaaaaaagaaaatcataagaaagtaaaagaaaaaaagaacagcagTAACAAAAGTACACGGAAATACAGTAAATCAAAGAAAGTATTAAGAAATAAACCATCTAAAAAcgaaacaaaaaggaaactagTAGTAAGGGAGGATAAGCAAGAAAATTCTCAAGTTTGGAGAGTAGACACACTCAATATTTGTTGGACTCATAAGCACAAATTAAGAAGCATTCTACATAGTGAACATATAATTTACAGAGTTACACTGTTCCAGTAAAAGGGAAAATACCCTCATTCctcgaaagaaaaaaaaatcagcaagaaGAAAATGGTCAGCCATGGAACCTTCACTCCTATAACCTGATCCAGttcaataattatatatttgtaaTCTAGCTGAAATGTTTATAAATAACTCTTTGTTCTATGCTAGATAATGTAGTAGTTTCAGAAGTGTGGGTTTCAGGGTTATGCCAACAGGAGGAGAAGAAAATCTGACTGTGTTCTTCGTGAATCTTAATTCCCAGTATAATTGGTGCCGGCAGCAGACTTGAGAAACAGGGGCACTTCCATGACCTTGGGTAGCTTTTCTAAACTAGGTCAATGACCATGCCAGGCCCACGGTGGGAATTTGGGGTGATGGATCGAATTGACTTCTAACAAGAACCTCTGTTGTGGAATAGCCCCCAAACTTGTGTCAAACAGGTATAACACACCAAAGTCGGCAATGCTCTGAGATATAGGGTGAAGAACATGGACACAGTCATGACTTCATGTAGTTTGCAT
The Capricornis sumatraensis isolate serow.1 chromosome 21, serow.2, whole genome shotgun sequence genome window above contains:
- the KLHL14 gene encoding kelch-like protein 14, with the protein product MSRSGDRTSTFDPSHSDNLLHGLNLLWRKQLFCDVTLTAQGQQFHCHKAVLASCSQYFRSLFSSHPPLGGGVGGQDGLGAPKDPPQQPPQQQPPPPPAQEEPGTPSSSPDDKLLTSPRAINNLVLQGCSSIGLRLVLEYLYTANVTLSLDTVEEVLSVSKILHIPQVTKLCVQFLNDQISVQNYKQVCKIAALHGLEETKKLANKYLVEDVLLLNFEEMRALLDSLPPPVESELALFQMSVLWLEHDRETRMQYAPDLMKRLRFALIPAPELVERVQSVDFMRTDPVCQKLLLDAMNYHLMPFRQHCRQSLASRIRSNKKMLLLVGGLPPGPDRLPSNLVQYYDDEKKTWKILTIMPYNSAHHCVVEVENFLFVLGGEDQWNPNGKHSTNFVSRYDPRFNSWIQLPPMQERRASFYACRLDKHLYVIGGRNETGYLSSVECYNLETNEWRYVSSLPQPLAAHAGAVHNGKIYISGGVHNGEYVPWLYCYDPVMDVWARKQDMNTKRAIHTLAVMNDRLYAIGGNHLKGFSHLDVMLVECYDPKGDQWNILQTPILEGRSGPGCAVLDDSIYLVGGYSWSMGAYKSSTICYCPEKGSWTELEGDVAEPLAGPACATVILPACVPYNK